A window of Methanooceanicella nereidis genomic DNA:
ATCTGGCACTATCGTTCATATCCTTAAAAGCGATTTTTATTCTACTACTGTCCGGATTATATTGTTTTGATATACTTATTGATATATTTTCACGTATTTCAATTGTATAATAATGCTAATTGGATGGATAAAATTAAAATTATAATTACTTATATCATAAAATATATAGTATTAACTGATTATGGGATAAGCCTTGACCGACCTAAAAAAGAGGATATACGATATACTTAACGTGAACGATCCCGATGACCTCACTACAAAGGTAGTCAACCTGTTCCTTATGGTCCTCATTATACTTAATGTGGCCGTTTTTTTCATCGAGACGACCGGCTCCCGGTTCATTAGCCATTCCATATACTGGTCCTTCGAAGTGTTTTCAGTTGCAGTGTTCACTGTCGAGTATATTTTAAGGGTATGGACCTGCCCGCTGGACATCAGGTATACGGATGATTTAAAGGGCAGGCTTAAATATGTGACCACAAATGTGCTTGGTGTCGCTGACCTTTTTGCGATCCTGCCTTTTTACATAGCGGTCATGGTGCCGGTCATAGCGCCGCTCGACTTCAGGTTTGTCAGGGCTTTAAGGCTCTTCCGTATCTTCAGGCTCTTTAAGCTAGCGAGGTATTCCGACTCGTTAGATATTCTGGAAAGAGCGCTGATAAGGCAAAAAGTATACCTGGCCCTTACTTTCGCCATACAGGTCGTCCTGCTGCTGTTGTCTTCCGGACTGATGTATTATATCGAGAATGATGCGCAGCCGGAAAAATTCAAAAATATTTTTGATTCGATGTGGTGGGGGCTTATACCGCTGACCACGGTAGGCTATGGCGACATATATCCTGTCACTCCGCTGGGAAAGATAGCCGGGGGCATCCTGACGTTCGTAGGCATAATAGTGATGGCGCTGCCCATCGGTATCATTACGACCGGCCTTGAGGAGGAGATCAAACTGGAGAGAAAGAGAAAGCGCAGAATGATGGTAGAGGAAGTATTACTAAAGGATGTACGAAGGATAAAATGAGGGACATATCTAAGTAAGGTCTTATCAGGGAGATTGCTGATTTTTATGCCGGGGTATTTCTTTGACCTGCCGGTTTTTCGATAAAACGCCAATAACTCGCTTCAATACGATATAACCAATAAGTGCTTGAAAAACTATAGTTGATTGTGGTAGTATGGGTAAAATGCCTCAGGAATTCTCAAAAAGGTTTGAAGACAGCAAGTCTAAAAAAAGTAAAAGTAAAGAGTATACGGACCAATTGTCACATGTTTTTGGCAAAGGCCGGTTCAAGAGGATCGTCCCGTTTTTCTCATCTTGATCTTTTTAGCGGGCACTCCCCCGACCACAGAATACGGCTCTACGTCCGAGGTCACCACTGCCCCGGCGCCTATCACCGCGCCTTCGCCCACCGTCACCCCGGGCAATATGGAAGTGTTGGCGCCGATCCACACGTTTTTCCCTATGGTTATCGGCTTTAGTTCGATACACTTAAGGCCGTCGTTCTCGTATCTATGGTCCGTCGTCATCAGTATCGCCTTACATCCGATATGAGTGCCGTCGCCGATGCATAT
This region includes:
- a CDS encoding ion transporter, which translates into the protein MTDLKKRIYDILNVNDPDDLTTKVVNLFLMVLIILNVAVFFIETTGSRFISHSIYWSFEVFSVAVFTVEYILRVWTCPLDIRYTDDLKGRLKYVTTNVLGVADLFAILPFYIAVMVPVIAPLDFRFVRALRLFRIFRLFKLARYSDSLDILERALIRQKVYLALTFAIQVVLLLLSSGLMYYIENDAQPEKFKNIFDSMWWGLIPLTTVGYGDIYPVTPLGKIAGGILTFVGIIVMALPIGIITTGLEEEIKLERKRKRRMMVEEVLLKDVRRIK